The DNA segment ACGAAGGCGAGGTCCCTCACTGCAGCTGCGGCGGCCTCGTCCGCCCGGACGTCGTGTGGTTCGGGGAGCTCCTCCCCCAGGAGGCCCTGACGCAGGCCTATCTCTACACCCGCACCAGCGACGTCTTCCTCACCATCGGCACCTCAGCCGTGGTTCAGCCCGCTGCTTCGCTCCCCCTGGAAGCGAAAAGCTACGGGGCGTACGTGGTGGAAATCAACACCGAGCCCACGCCCATCACGCCGTGGGTGGACGAGCACGTGCGAGGTCGGGCCGGCGAGATCCTGCCGAAACTCGTCGCCGAGCTTGCTCGTTCAAAGCGCGAAGGAACCGAGGCTGGTGAAGCGGAGGGCTAACCCCGCGGCCAAACGACCCATTCCAGAGCCCGATGGTGTCGAGAACGCGATCAGCAGTAGTTACAAGGCTCCTGGCCTGTCTTTCGCTGACGCTCCTGCTGACCAGCGCCTGCGCCTACTACAACACCTTCTACAACGCCAAGCAGTTCTACAAGAAGGGGGAAGACCAGCGCCTCAAGCGGCGGGCCGAAAAACCCACCCAGGCCGAGATCGAAGCCTATCGCAAGGCGGCCGAAAAGGCGGGGAAAGTCATCCAGAACTACCCCAAGAGCCGCTATGTGGACGACGCGATCCTCCTAATGGGAAAGGCATTCTATTGGCAGGAGCAGATCGGCTCGGCGCAGAGGAAGTTCGAAGAGCTTCTCACCTATTTCCCGGATAGCGAGCTGGCGCCCGAAGCGCGGTTGTGGCTGGCGCGCTGCCTCCTGGCCCAGAACGAATTTGCTCAGGCGGAGGAGACGCTAAACGCGCTGCTGGCCGAGAGCCGGACGCGGGGGCATGTGCGCGACGAAGCGTTCTATTATCTGGGGGAGCTCCAATACGCGCGTGGTCGCTACCGCGATGCCATCCAGGCCTACAGCCAGGCGGCGCGACGCATCTCGGACCCGGAGCTGAGGACGCGGTGCTTCTTCCGCCTCGGAGAATCCGCCACCCACGAGAGAGATTACGCGCTGGCCGCTGATAGCTACCGGAGGGCCGCCGCCTCTACCCGAACCGTGGAGCAACGATTCGACGCGCTGCTCAAGTACGGCCTATCCCTCAAGGAGCAGGGCAGGTACGATCAGGCCATCCGGGTCTTCGAGCGGATCCTTCGCGACGGGTCGATGAACCGTTTCTGGCCCGACGCCAAGTACCAGATCGCCGACGCGGCATACGCGAAAGGGGAAGTGGATTACGCCCTCCGCTGGCTGCAGAGCATCGTCCAGGAACACCCCCGAACGGATGCCGCCGCCAATGCCCACTTCCTCTTAGGCCGACTTTACCTCGAGCGCTACGCTGACTACAAAACCGCCAAGGACCACTTTGACCAGGTGCGCAGCGCCTCCTCCCGGGCGGAGGTTGTACCGCAAGCGGTGGCCCTTTCGCAGGACCTCGACCAGCTTTTGAGGTTGCGCGAACTGGTGTCGGAACAGGAAAAGCAGCTGGCGCGCGGCCGCCGGGGGATGGTCCAGGTGGGAGAGCGCCGCCGTTACCAGGAGGGCGAGCTCTGGTGGGTGCCCGATACCACCCTCTCGCGTCGCGACTCCCTCCTGATCTTCGCCCGCCTCGATACCCTCGTCCGCCGCGGGGTCGATCTCGACAGCGCCGCCTGGACCCTTATCCGACAGGATACGCTGCTGTACTGGATTTTCCCGCCGGACAGCATGGTCACCCTCTACCAGCGCTGGTCCCGTGACGATTCTGTCTGGGCGGCCATTGAAAGGATCCAGCAAGAGTGGGAACAGATGACGGTGGCCGAACGGCGCGCCCTTGCCGCTGCGCGCGCCGCTGCCCAACAAAAGCAACAGCAAGCGGTAATCGAGGCGGCCACGCCCGAAAACGTGGCCAAGAATAAATTGAAGCTTGGAGAGCTCTTCCTCTTCCGCTTCGGCAAGCCTGACACGGCGCTGGCTTACTACATGGACATCGTCCAGAAGTATCCGGACGCACCCGTGGCCCCCCAGGCCCTCTACTCCATCGCCTACATCCTGGAGACGATCCGGAAGGATACGGTGACGGCGGACTCCGTTCTCTCGCGATTGATCACGCGTTATCCCGAGAGTCCGCAGGCCAAGCAGGCCCGGCGCGAGCTGGGGCTGGCCGTGGCACCCAGCGGGCCCAACGGAGCGCGGGCTCTCTTCCTCAAGGCGGAGAGCCTGCTCTGGGACCGGGGCGATCCCCGAGCCGCGTTAGACTCCCTGGCAGAGCTGGTCGCCCGCTACCCCGACAACGAGCTGGCGCCGAAAGCCCTCTACGCGGCCGGCTGGATTTGCGAGAACGTGCTCGGCGCCAACGAACGAGCCGCTCAGATTTACCAGCTCCTCCTGGACCAGTACCCGAACACCCCCTACGCCAAGCGCGTCCGCCCCGTGATCGAAGAATTTCGCCATGCTCAGGAGCAGGCACGGCGTGCGGACCAAATGTCCCAGGCCGGCCAGCCCGCGGAAAAGGCCCCTGCGCCGAGGGAGCCGGCGAGGTCCACCTTTCCCGACACCGCCGAGGCGGTCCCCGCGCCTCCGACGGCCTCCTCGAGCTCCGTACCGCAGGTGGCGGAGCTCGTTGACGAGCCCCCCGAACCGATCGGCGGGGTCCAGGCGGTACAGGCCAATCTCCAGATCCCCCCACAGGCGCAAAACTCCGTCCTCCCGGGCACTGTGATCGTCGAGGTGCTTGTGGACGAGGTAGGGGCTGTGCGGGACGTGCGGTTCACTCCCCCGCTGCGAAACGAGGCGCTGGAGTTCGCCGCTCTTAGCGCCATCCGCAATACGCGGTGGAAACCGGCCACGTACCAAAATCAGCCCGTAGCCGCCTGGACCCAAATCGCTCTCGATTTCCTCAAAGCGCGACGCTGAGTCTATCCCGCAGCGTCCCCCTCCCGTCCGATCAGGCGAGGAGTCCCAGCTCCCTTAGCCCCGCTTGCAGGATCGCCGCCGAGTTGTGCAGAGCTCGCTCCTCCTCTGGGCTGAGCTTCACCTGGATGATCTCCTCGGCTCCGCGGGCGCTGACCACACAAGGCACGCTGAGCGCAACCTCTCGGAGTCCGTATTCGCCCTCCAATCTAACGGACACGGTCAGAACGGAACGCTCGTTGCGGAGAACGGATTGGGTGATTCGCACCAACGCAAGAGACACGGCGAACCACGTCGCCCCCTTGTAGTCGATGATGTGGTAGGCGGAGTTCCGGACAGCCTCGCTGAGGCGCTCCCGCATCCCCTCCCACCCTTCCGGGCAGCGGAAGCACTGGGGGCAGTACTGCTCAATGGGAATACCCGCCACGTGGGTCAGAGACCAGGCCAGCACCTCGCTGTCGCCGTGTTCCCCGAGGACGTACGCGTGCACGTTCTGCGGATTGATCCCGCAGTGGCTGCTGAGCAAGTAGCGAAAGCGGGCACTGTCCAGTACGGTGCCCGAACCAAACACGAGGTTGCGAGGCCAGCCCGTTCGCTCAAGCAAGACGTACGTCATAATGTCCACGGGATTGGTCACGACAATTACAGGAACGGGCCCGGGGCAGTGCTTGAGGAGAGCATCGGCGATGGAATCCATTACGGCTTCATTGGTTCGCAGGAGGTCCAGGCGCGTCTGCCCTGGCTTTTGCTTTGCCCCCGCTGTCACGACCACGAGATCGGCGTCGGCCAGATCAGCCATCTCCCCCGCCCGAACTCTCGCTGCCGGGACGAAGGCAAGTCCGTGCGCCAAGTCCATGGCCTGGCCCAGAGCCAGCTCGCGGTTCTGGTCCACGAGCACGATCTCTTCGCTCACCCCCGACTGCAGGAGCGCGTAGGCGTAGGTACTTCCCACGGCCCCCGCCCCAATCACCACCACGCGCCGAGCCATCGCCGTGGTCCTTCCTCCTAACCCTGCAAGCGCCAGGCGGACTCAGGTCAGGCTTGTTTCTCGAGTCTGGCGAGAAGCTCCCGCGCCACCTTTTCTCCGGACAGCAGCATTCCCCCGAAGATAGGACCCATCCGCGGTCCGCCGAAGGTGGCATTAGCCGCCATTCCGGCCACGTAGAGTCCGGGGAACACCTCCCGGGTGTTCTCGAGGGTGAGGGATTCGGCCCTGTCGGTCCACATCGATTTCTCGCCTTCGATGCCGCCCGAGGGGGTGTTCAGCCTTCCCGGCATCTTACGGCACACCACGCGCACCACTTCGGTATCGTGACCGGTGGCGTCGACGACGAAGCGCGCGTGAATGGCCAGCGGGTCCACGTGCAGCCCGGCGATCTCCACAGCAGACCAGTTGATCACCAGCCCGATCACCCGGTCGGGACGCATGACCACGTCCTCCACCGAAACGGCATTGAAGATCGTTGCCCCCGCCCGTACCGCGGCAGCGGTAAGCGTACTGATGGCTTCTACGGAGTCCGCCGTGTAGTAGTCGTCCCGATAGTGCCGGTAACGGATCCCGAAACGATCCAGCAGGTGCAGAGCACTTTTTTGAACAACGATCTCGTTGAACAGCATTCCCCCTCCCCACATGCCGCCACCCACTGCCAGCTTGCGCTCGAAGAGGGCTACGTGTCTTCCGGCTTCGGCCAGAAGCGCAGCCGCTACCAGCCCCGAAGGGCCACAGCCGGCAATGGCCACGTCCAGGTCCAGATTAGCCCTCAGCTTCTCGAAGAAGCGGTC comes from the candidate division KSB1 bacterium genome and includes:
- a CDS encoding sulfide-dependent adenosine diphosphate thiazole synthase, giving the protein MAELDERVVTQAIVDRFFEKLRANLDLDVAIAGCGPSGLVAAALLAEAGRHVALFERKLAVGGGMWGGGMLFNEIVVQKSALHLLDRFGIRYRHYRDDYYTADSVEAISTLTAAAVRAGATIFNAVSVEDVVMRPDRVIGLVINWSAVEIAGLHVDPLAIHARFVVDATGHDTEVVRVVCRKMPGRLNTPSGGIEGEKSMWTDRAESLTLENTREVFPGLYVAGMAANATFGGPRMGPIFGGMLLSGEKVARELLARLEKQA
- a CDS encoding tetratricopeptide repeat protein, whose product is MVSRTRSAVVTRLLACLSLTLLLTSACAYYNTFYNAKQFYKKGEDQRLKRRAEKPTQAEIEAYRKAAEKAGKVIQNYPKSRYVDDAILLMGKAFYWQEQIGSAQRKFEELLTYFPDSELAPEARLWLARCLLAQNEFAQAEETLNALLAESRTRGHVRDEAFYYLGELQYARGRYRDAIQAYSQAARRISDPELRTRCFFRLGESATHERDYALAADSYRRAAASTRTVEQRFDALLKYGLSLKEQGRYDQAIRVFERILRDGSMNRFWPDAKYQIADAAYAKGEVDYALRWLQSIVQEHPRTDAAANAHFLLGRLYLERYADYKTAKDHFDQVRSASSRAEVVPQAVALSQDLDQLLRLRELVSEQEKQLARGRRGMVQVGERRRYQEGELWWVPDTTLSRRDSLLIFARLDTLVRRGVDLDSAAWTLIRQDTLLYWIFPPDSMVTLYQRWSRDDSVWAAIERIQQEWEQMTVAERRALAAARAAAQQKQQQAVIEAATPENVAKNKLKLGELFLFRFGKPDTALAYYMDIVQKYPDAPVAPQALYSIAYILETIRKDTVTADSVLSRLITRYPESPQAKQARRELGLAVAPSGPNGARALFLKAESLLWDRGDPRAALDSLAELVARYPDNELAPKALYAAGWICENVLGANERAAQIYQLLLDQYPNTPYAKRVRPVIEEFRHAQEQARRADQMSQAGQPAEKAPAPREPARSTFPDTAEAVPAPPTASSSSVPQVAELVDEPPEPIGGVQAVQANLQIPPQAQNSVLPGTVIVEVLVDEVGAVRDVRFTPPLRNEALEFAALSAIRNTRWKPATYQNQPVAAWTQIALDFLKARR
- a CDS encoding L-lactate dehydrogenase: MARRVVVIGAGAVGSTYAYALLQSGVSEEIVLVDQNRELALGQAMDLAHGLAFVPAARVRAGEMADLADADLVVVTAGAKQKPGQTRLDLLRTNEAVMDSIADALLKHCPGPVPVIVVTNPVDIMTYVLLERTGWPRNLVFGSGTVLDSARFRYLLSSHCGINPQNVHAYVLGEHGDSEVLAWSLTHVAGIPIEQYCPQCFRCPEGWEGMRERLSEAVRNSAYHIIDYKGATWFAVSLALVRITQSVLRNERSVLTVSVRLEGEYGLREVALSVPCVVSARGAEEIIQVKLSPEEERALHNSAAILQAGLRELGLLA